Proteins from a single region of Kluyveromyces lactis strain NRRL Y-1140 chromosome C complete sequence:
- the GIC2 gene encoding Gic2p (weakly similar to uniprot|Q06648 Saccharomyces cerevisiae YDR309C GIC2 Protein of unknown function involved in initiation of budding and cellular polarization interacts with Cdc42p via the Cdc42/Rac- interactive binding (CRIB) domain) has product MMNVPQIKSIWLDEDDETEKLYGLQAHQLLDSDDDDELGVVMINSDKPVLSNRKNINLPPLPPNAYDKQSGKKSFKKKKNSLLKLFQNKSSKEEPPKLKISVPFGFNHISHADSKAGFEMPTADSPPPSNSHLQDIPENTKFPTNSTINSPTQMTKAFVTDAIPYAKHHLVSRGSSTKRSSVGSSTYSNQRVTSTSTMATSLLNDSHMRSISKLTTLEKTHLKHKYSQSDASEVDVDFLKNYQFPTLLEEQSILQVSTPETGDKKIDKFQWETPVNSADLLETMLLDDLKSVPKKSITPKHSLKRNSDPILTPILRPSEYLDSPRTRRSVDDVLLCYLQPSDAGSSLDESSSEFSYARNSNIYYKSIL; this is encoded by the coding sequence ATGATGAACGTACCTCAGATCAAGTCGATCTGGCTcgatgaagacgatgaaacagaaaaattaTATGGTTTACAAGCTCACCAGCTTCTGGATtctgacgatgatgatgaattggGCGTTGTAATGATCAATAGTGATAAACCTGTCTTAAGTAATAGGAAAAACATTAATCTTCCTCCATTGCCGCCAAATGCGTATGATAAACAATCtggaaagaaatctttcaagaagaagaagaacagcCTCTTAAAACtgtttcaaaataaatCAAGTAAAGAAGAACCTCCTAAGTTAAAAATTTCTGTCCCATTTGGATTTAATCACATCTCACATGCAGATTCTAAGGCAGGATTTGAAATGCCTACTGCAGATTCACCACCACCATCTAACAGTCACTTACAGGATATACCGGAAAATACCAAATTTCCGACAAACTCAACAATCAATTCCCCAACGCAAATGACTAAAGCTTTCGTAACAGATGCAATTCCATATGCTAAACACCATCTGGTTTCTAGAGGGTCATCTACAAAACGTTCTTCGGTTGGATCCAGTACGTACTCGAACCAAAGAGTGacatcaacttcaacaatggCTACCTCCTTGCTAAACGATTCGCATATGCGTTCCATTTCAAAATTAACTACCCTAGAGAAGACACATTTGAAGCATAAATATTCTCAATCAGATGCCAGTGAAGTAGATGTCGATTTCCTAAAAAACTATCAGTTCCCAACTTTGCTAGAAGAACAATCAATCCTCCAGGTATCAACACCTGAAACGGGAGACAAGAAAATAGACAAATTCCAATGGGAAACACCAGTAAATTCTGCGGATCTTTTAGAGACTATGCTTTTGGATGACTTGAAATCAGtaccaaaaaaatcaatTACACCAAAGCACtcattgaaaagaaactcTGATCCAATTCTGACACCAATTTTAAGGCCATCAGAATACTTAGACTCTCCAAGAACCAGAAGGTCAgttgatgatgttttatTATGCTATCTACAGCCTAGTGATGCTGGATCGTCATTGGATGAAAGCTCTAGTGAGTTTTCCTACGCtagaaattcaaacatttaCTATAAATCTATTCTATGA
- the VMA22 gene encoding Vma22p (weakly similar to uniprot|P38784 Saccharomyces cerevisiae YHR060W VMA22 Protein involved in vacuolar H - ATPase assembly or function required for the biogenesis of a functional vacuolar ATPase (V-ATPase) but not part of the final enzyme complex) translates to MMTEDDIYQLIVKNLATYDSLLEQLQASFEEGYHQLSRANYHNKNTLRGSYGKDYWDETYTGNRYISINDKHSVSETEEPLHIANDEEIIPEKDEATNENLKKRKQREKLLAKVKKDPIYMFGGALSIPSSLKQCQLSFKASMPVLYQLLELRRTLNGLLDALGTLSNSA, encoded by the coding sequence ATGATGACGGAGGATGACATATATCAACTCATTGTTAAGAATCTTGCAACCTATGATTCTCTATTAGAGCAGTTGCAAGCtagttttgaagaaggttaCCATCAGTTGAGCAGAGCGAATTATCACAATAAGAACACACTTCGAGGATCATATGGTAAGGATTACTGGGACGAAACTTATACAGGAAACAGGTATATCTCCATTAATGACAAGCACTCTGTTTCGGAGACTGAAGAGCCGTTGCATATTGCCAATGACGAAGAAATCATTCCTGAGAAAGATGAAGCAACCAATGAGAATttaaagaagagaaaacaaagagaaaaactATTGGCAAAGGTGAAGAAGGATCCTATATATATGTTCGGAGGTGCCCTTTCAATCCCAAGCTCTTTGAAACAATGTCAattatctttcaaagcttcGATGCCGGTACTTTATCAACTACTAGAACTTCGACGTACTCTTAATGGTCTACTTGACGCACTAGGGACTCTGTCAAATTCAGCTTAA
- the SRB7 gene encoding Srb7p (similar to uniprot|P47822 Saccharomyces cerevisiae YDR308C SRB7 RNA polymerase II holoenzyme component), translating into MTDRLTQLQICLDQMMEQFCGAVNYVDKNHGFEPSNDSEEQMSDPQAHIVEEKEFEKNIDELTTDIILKTRQIMALIDSLPGVDVSAQEQLHRIDSLQKQLIKMEKEKIDAIKRKDALQEKVRTLTQDFTIGINESKTEARLV; encoded by the coding sequence ATGACCGATAGATTAACCCAGTTACAAATATGTTTGGACCAAATGATGGAACAATTTTGCGGTGCAGTAAATTATGTCGATAAGAACCATGGTTTTGAACCAAGTAACGATTCAGAAGAGCAGATGTCAGATCCTCAGGCCCACATTGTTGAGGAAaaggaatttgaaaagaacataGATGAATTGACAACAGACATCATACTTAAAACAAGGCAGATAATGGCTCTAATAGATTCTCTACCCGGAGTAGACGTATCTGCACAAGAGCAACTACATAGGATAGATTCACTacagaaacaattgatcaaaatggagaaggaaaagataGACGCGATAAAAAGGAAGGACGCTTTGCAAGAAAAAGTAAGAACACTTACCCAAGACTTTACGATTGGCATTAATGAATCGAAGACAGAAGCACGCTTAGTATAA
- the PMT7 gene encoding putative dolichyl-phosphate-mannose--protein mannosyltransferase (weakly similar to uniprot|Q06644 Saccharomyces cerevisiae YDR307W Hypothetical ORF) gives MSTNPVRKGRFKAYIKHDYQSFIKGDSLPYEDSLVWDLALSALTVGYLSMVHSDRYGDISTSEFEIWNQITDRIKGKFFIATSVPTLIEVLAKLTDMYSLNIEFWKTANNVVLASVLVTLYGILRKSSVSVMISFLVTIMFSQISSFQDLIYTLNFDSYHLLALTLLILHWRKFQASKDFSVDWYMNITLVSMSLIFVISGKFIGLVSWIWLIIVSLKSLWIVVGDLDVKNRQLFAIMFCRLLFFVVIPLMSLWYSYSSLIGGFTTSSNSIAYMSSSFQHYSMSQHNDIPSSIIYGSSIRLRHVNSLGGYLSALEIPYPKSNDTLVTVSDDPDDEANFWIIESNKGRNTEQTGSNALVKQTDKVKLRNKKTGQLLRASEEKPPISDKEYDKRISVTGDSDYQGDQDELWKIEIQGKASFREVLRPFKQFIVLKNPARRCSLLSHEIKIPHWGDRRQEVLCVDPARVNRALFYIDFVSSPEAGVVEKYKWAPEYPFYKLAFEYVVGQFRLNKRQNIDNTSMSPPDCLSWPILFDNNNQIGKILWITSTVSVGVYTFMEAYSWLSWNIFEDTLLNTTANQLMKREVTLEAFLGWILHLYIFTYSLHRNLSVNQYMPSLLFAVIILSQFSVL, from the coding sequence ATGAGTACAAACCCAGTTCGAAAAGGCAGATTTAAAGCCTATATCAAACATGATTACCAGTCATTTATCAAAGGTGATTCGCTACCATATGAAGATAGCCTCGTCTGGGACCTGGCATTGAGTGCTTTAACAGTTGGTTATCTTTCAATGGTTCATTCTGATAGATATGGCGATATTTCTACTAGTGAGTTTGagatttggaatcaaatTACTGATAGAATAAAGGGTAAGTTTTTCATTGCAACCAGTGTACCAACATTAATTGAGGTGCTGGCGAAGCTTACTGATATGTACTCTTTGAATATTGAGTTCTGGAAAACAGCAAATAACGTGGTCTTGGCTAGCGTCCTGGTAACGTTATACGGTATTTTAAGGAAATCTAGCGTGTCAGTAATGATTAGCTTCCTAGTAACGATAATGTTCTCGCAGATATCAAGTTTCCAAGATTTAATTTATACGCTCAACTTTGACTCTTATCATTTGCTAGCCTTAACGTTGCTAATCTTACATTGGAGGAAATTTCAGGCCTCCAAAGACTTTTCCGTCGATTGGTACATGAATATAACACTTGTTTCGATGTCATTGATTTTCGTTATAAGTGGGAAATTCATAGGGTTGGTCTCTTGGATATGGCTCATTAtagtttctttgaaatcactTTGGATTGTTGTGGGTGATTTGGATGTTAAAAACAGACAACTTTTTGCCATTATGTTTTGTAGGTTATTGTTCTTCGTCGTTATTCCCTTGATGTCTTTATGGTACTCTTACTCATCATTAATTGGTGGTTTCACAACATCGTCAAACTCAATAGCGTACATGTCGTCATCTTTCCAGCATTATTCGATGAGCCAGCACAATGATATTCCATCTTCCATCATTTACGGCAGTTCAATTAGGCTTCGCCATGTTAATTCTTTGGGCGGATATCTATCAGCCTTAGAAATACCATACCCTAAATCTAACGACACATTGGTAACAGTTTCTGACGATCCAGATGATGAGGCTAACTTTTGGATCATTGAATCTAATAAAGGAAGAAACACTGAACAGACAGGTTCGAACGCATTAGTAAAACAAACGGACAAGGTGAAGTTgagaaacaagaaaacaGGTCAATTATTGAGAGCTTCTGAGGAAAAACCTCCAATATCAGACAAAGAATATGATAAGAGAATATCAGTAACGGGTGACAGTGACTATCAAGGGGATCAAGATGAATTAtggaaaattgaaattcaagGGAAAGCATCATTCAGAGAAGTTTTGAGACctttcaaacaattcatTGTTTTAAAGAATCCAGCTCGCCGTTGTTCGTTGCTTTCAcatgaaatcaaaattcCGCATTGGGGTGACAGGCGTCAAGAGGTTCTCTGTGTCGATCCTGCCAGAGTCAATAGAGCATTGTTTTATATTGACTTTGTCAGCTCGCCTGAGGCTGGAGTTGTTGAGAAATACAAATGGGCCCCTGAATACCCTTTCTATAAATTGGCTTTTGAGTACGTTGTTGGTCAATTCagattgaacaaaaggCAAAACATCGATAATACGAGCATGTCTCCACCTGATTGCCTGTCTTGGCCGATTCTTTTCGACAATAACAACCAAATCGGTAAAATCTTATGGATAACTTCTACGGTATCTGTGGGCGTGTACACTTTCATGGAAGCATATTCCTGGTTATCTTGGaatatttttgaagatactTTACTTAATACCACTGCAAACCAATTAATGAAAAGAGAAGTCACCTTGGAGGCATTTTTAGGTTGGATCCTGCACTTATACATTTTTACTTACAGCCTGCACAGAAATCTTTCCGTTAACCAGTATATGCCCTCTCTATTATTTGCGGTGATCATTCTTTCACAGTTCTCTGTGTTATAG